One window from the genome of Megalobrama amblycephala isolate DHTTF-2021 linkage group LG4, ASM1881202v1, whole genome shotgun sequence encodes:
- the LOC125266190 gene encoding midasin-like translates to MHLKHMLITGPFLFLSFPVKSDLRIIVVGKTGAGKSASGNTILGEKVFEEKLSSESVTNTCQKHQRKVEGGSISVIDTPGMFGTKINEAQLKDEIEKCVEISVPGPHAFLLVIRLDMRFTDEENKTMKWIQENFGEKAANYSIILFTRGDQIDKPIEEFMNESREVKELVKQCKSRYHVFNNKDKNPSQVYELLDKIETMVMENGHYTYKMYKEKPDRNRQKKMKMEAPERSEEDENMHEGAAEKSEKDENVPEGASEESEKDENVHEGAEEESEKDENMPEGAAEKSEKGENVHEGAEEKSEKDENVHKGAEEKSEKDENVPEGAAEKSEKDENVHEGAAEKSEKDENMPEGAAEKSEKDENVHEGAEEKSEKDENVHEGAAEKSEKDENVHKGAEEKSEKDENVPEGAAEKSEKDENVHEGAAEKSEKDENVPKGAAEKSEKDENVHEGAEEKSEKDENVHEGAAEKSEKDENVHKGAEEKSEKDENVPEGAAEKSEKDENVHEGAAEKSEKDENVHEGAAEKSEKDENVHEGAAEKSEKDENVPEGAAEKSEKDENVHEGAAEKSEKDENVHEGALDKSEKGENVHEGAAEKSEKDENVHEGAAEKSEKGENVHEGAAEKSEKGENVHEGAAEKSEKDENVHEGAEEKSEKDENVHEGAAEKSEKDENVPEGAAEKSEKDENVHEGAAEKSEKDENVHEGAAEKSEKDENVPEGAAEKSEKDENVHEGAAEKSEKDENVHEGAADKSEKGENVHEGAAEKSEKGENVHEGAAEKSEKDENVHEGAEEKSEKDENVHEGAAEKSEKDENVHEGAEEKSEKDENVHEGAAEKSEKDENVHEGAEEKSEKDENVHEGAEEKSEKDENVPEGAAEKSEKDENVPEGAEEKSEKDENVPEGAKEHVFKHVIFSSSSSSIVVAVVVAV, encoded by the coding sequence ATGCATTTGAAACACATGTTAATAACAGgaccatttctctttttatcTTTTCCAGTCAAGTCAGATCTCAGGATAATAGTGGTTGGTAAAACTGGAGCTGGAAAGAGTGCATCAGGAAACACCATCCTGGGAGAAAAGGTGTTTGAAGAAAAACTTTCTTCTGAATCTGTGACTAATACATGCCAGAAACATCAGAGGAAGGTTGAAGGTGGAAGCATCTCAGTGATTGACACTCCAGGAATGTTTGGTACAAAAATCAATGAAGCACAGCTGAAGGATGAGATTGAGAAATGTGTCGAAATATCTGTTCCTGGTCCTCATGCATTTCTGCTGGTTATCAGACTGGACATGAGATTCACAGACGAGGAgaataaaacaatgaaatggATTCAGGAGAACTTTGGAGAAAAAGCTGCTAATTACTCCATCATTCTGTTCACTAGAGGAGATCAGATAGATAAACCTATAGAGGAGTTTATGAATGAAAGCAGGGAGGTTAAAGAGCTTGTTAAACAGTGTAAATCCAGGTATCATGTTTTCAATAACAAAGATAAAAATCCATCACAGGTTTATGAACTGCTGGATAAGATAGAAACAATGGTTATGGAGAATGGACATTATACATATAAGATGTACAAGGAAAAACCGGATAgaaacagacagaaaaaaatgaagATGGAAGCTCCGGAGAGGTCGGAAGAAGATGAAAACATGCACGAGGGAGCTGCAGAGAAGTCTGAAAAAGATGAAAACGTGCCCGAGGGAGCTTCGGAGGAGTCGGAAAAAGATGAAAACGTGCACGAGGGAGCTGAGGAGGAGTCAGAAAAAGATGAAAACATGCCCGAGGGAGCTGCGGAGAAATCAGAAAAAGGTGAAAACGTGCATGAAGGAGCTGAGGAGAAGTCGGAAAAAGATGAAAACGTGCACAAGGGAGCTGAGGAGAAGTCAGAAAAAGATGAAAACGTGCCCGAGGGAGCTGCGGAGAAATCGGAAAAAGATGAAAACGTGCACGAGGGAGCTGCGGAGAAGTCAGAAAAAGATGAAAACATGCCCGAGGGAGCAGCGGAGAAATCGGAAAAAGATGAAAACGTGCACGAAGGAGCTGAGGAGAAGTCGGAAAAAGATGAAAACGTGCACGAGGGAGCTGCGGAGAAATCGGAAAAAGATGAAAACGTGCACAAGGGAGCTGAGGAGAAGTCAGAAAAAGATGAAAACGTGCCCGAGGGAGCTGCGGAGAAATCGGAAAAAGATGAAAACGTGCACGAGGGAGCTGCGGAGAAGTCAGAAAAAGATGAAAATGTGCCCAAGGGAGCAGCGGAGAAATCGGAAAAAGATGAAAACGTGCACGAAGGAGCTGAGGAGAAGTCGGAAAAAGATGAAAACGTGCACGAGGGAGCTGCGGAGAAATCGGAAAAAGATGAAAACGTGCACAAGGGAGCTGAGGAGAAGTCAGAAAAAGATGAAAACGTGCCCGAGGGAGCTGCGGAGAAATCGGAAAAAGATGAAAACGTGCACGAGGGAGCTGCGGAGAAGTCAGAAAAAGATGAAAACGTGCACGAGGGAGCTGCGGAGAAATCGGAAAAAGATGAAAACGTGCACGAGGGAGCTGCGGAGAAGTCAGAAAAAGATGAAAACGTGCCCGAGGGAGCTGCGGAGAAATCGGAAAAAGATGAAAACGTGCACGAGGGAGCTGCGGAGAAGTCGGAAAAAGATGAAAACGTGCACGAGGGAGCTTTGGATAAATCGGAAAAAGGTGAAAACGTGCACGAGGGAGCTGCAGAGAAATCGGAAAAAGATGAAAACGTGCACGAGGGAGCTGCAGAGAAATCGGAAAAAGGTGAAAACGTGCACGAGGGAGCTGCGGAGAAATCAGAAAAAGGTGAAAACGTGCACGAGGGAGCAGCGGAGAAATCGGAAAAAGATGAAAACGTGCACGAGGGAGCTGAGGAGAAATCGGAAAAAGATGAAAACGTGCACGAGGGAGCTGCGGAGAAGTCAGAAAAAGATGAAAACGTGCCCGAGGGAGCTGCGGAGAAATCGGAAAAAGATGAAAACGTGCACGAGGGAGCTGCGGAGAAGTCGGAAAAAGATGAAAACGTGCACGAGGGAGCTGCGGAGAAGTCAGAAAAAGATGAAAACGTGCCCGAGGGAGCTGCGGAGAAATCGGAAAAAGATGAAAACGTGCACGAGGGAGCTGCGGAGAAGTCGGAAAAAGATGAAAACGTGCACGAGGGAGCTGCGGATAAATCGGAAAAAGGTGAAAACGTGCACGAGGGAGCTGCGGAGAAATCAGAAAAAGGTGAAAACGTGCACGAGGGAGCAGCGGAGAAATCGGAAAAAGATGAAAACGTGCACGAGGGAGCTGAGGAGAAATCGGAAAAAGATGAAAACGTGCACGAGGGAGCTGCGGAGAAGTCAGAAAAAGATGAAAACGTGCACGAGGGAGCTGAGGAGAAGTCAGAAAAAGATGAAAACGTGCACGAGGGAGCTGCGGAGAAGTCAGAAAAAGATGAAAACGTGCACGAGGGAGCTGAGGAGAAGTCGGAAAAAGATGAAAACGTGCACGAGGGAGCTGAGGAGAAGTCGGAAAAAGATGAAAACGTGCCCGAGGGAGCTGCGGAGAAGTCGGAAAAAGATGAAAACGTGCCCGAGGGAGCTGAGGAGAAGTCGGAAAAAGATGAAAACGTGCCCGAGGGAGCTAAggagcatgtttttaaacatgttatttttagtaGCAGTAGTAGTAGCATAGTAGTAGCAGTAGTAGTAGCAGTATAG